GAGGAATGGCATAGCTAAACCGGCAATATCTGCTCCTAGGGCGATCGCCTTGGCGACATCCAAACCATGACGCAAACCACCCGATGCAATTAAGGGCACATCAGGCATTCCTTGACGAATACCCACAATACATTCCGCAGTCGGGAAACCCCAATCGGCAAAGGTTCTACCTAAACGACGCTGCAAGGGAGTTTCTGCCCGCTCACTTTCTACCATTGCCCAAGAAGTACCCCCCGCACCAGCCACATCAATCGCTGTCACCCCCGCAGCAATTAACTTTTCTGCCATGACTGGGGAAATTCCATTACCGACTTCCTTGGCAATCACTGGTACTTCCAACTGAATACACAACTTATCTATTTTGTCAAGTAAGCCATGAAAATTAATATCTCCCCGTGGCTGGATAAATTCTTGCAGGGGGTTGAGGTGCAAAATCAAAGCATCAGCTTCCAAGATATCAATGACTTTACGGCATTCATCAATGCTGTAGGTGTAATTCAGCTGCACTGCTCCCAGATTAGCAAGTAACAAGACATCGGGGGCATATTTGCGCATCGCAAAGGTATCAGCTACCTGGGGTTTTTCCACTGCCACCCGTTGGGAACCTACACCCATAGCAATTTTATAATGTTGAGCAACGGCGGCTAAACGGCGATTAATCATTCCTGCTTGCTCTGTTCCCCCTGTCATGGAAGAAATCAGCAAGGGTGCTAATAAGTTTTTGCCGAGAAACTTTGTACTAATATCAATCTCATCTCGATGCAACTCTGGTAAACAGGAATGGTTAAAACGATATTTTTCTAACCCATTGGTAGTTTGGTGACATTGCACATCTTCCTCTAAACAGATGCGAATGTGATCTGCTTTACGGGTTTGGGTTGCTGCTGATTCGTTGATAGGCAGGTTCACGACAAGTACTTGACTCCGAGTTTTGCTTACTCATTTTCTAATATAAAATGCTCATCAGCACTGACATTTTCTTTCTGCTTGTGATTATTTAGTTTGATAGATACTTTCCCCATTCTCATCCTCACCATAACCAAAGTCTATCTAAGTCAGTTGGTGCAATAGAATCCCATTATGTGAAGAAAAGTAAATAAGGAATAAGGCTCAAACTCTTTCTCCCCTGCTCCCTGCTTGATTCCAACAATAAATTATTTACGCCGACCTAATTATCCATTATCAAGTGAGGTTGAAGTGGTAGATTGCACCCCATTGAACTAGAGATACTCCTGTAAGAAATCAAAAGGTTCCTCTTCCCAGCAAGGTTCTGGGAACAAAAACTTTAAGTTACTATTAATATCAGCTTCGATGTCATCACTATCTTTACGCTCAAAAAGTTCCACCATAGCTTTCCAATCCCGCTCCTTCAATTCCATTAAAGGGGGAGCGTGAAATTCTAAAGCTTTGAGGGAATGCAAGCGGAAGGGTTTATCTGACTTCCGGGAGAGATTCCTTTTCACGATGGATAAATAAAAACATTCTAACCTAAATAACCAAGTAGTCTATTGTTGGATATACTACAAGTCCTTAGGTAAATTTTCGAGGGATATTCCCTAGTTTTATTCTAGAGCATTCCTAGCTAATTAAAACAAATGAACTACTCTAGATGATTTAATAACCACACCACAGCGCTAGGAACATCGTTTACTTGGTTTCCTGGGGGAGTGGGGGGACGTTTCACCATCACCACTGGAATTCCAAGTTCCCGTGCGGCAATGATTTTGGCATAGGTGGCATCACCGCCACTATTTTTACTCACCAGAGTATCAATTTGATGGTCTTGTAATAATTTAAGTTCATTTTCCAGGGTGAAGGGACCGCGATCGCGCAAAATTTTTCCCTGGGGGATGGCAGAATTGGCTGGGGGTGGGTCAATTAACCGCATCAAAAACCAGATATTATCTAGATGGGCAAAGCTGGCGAGCTGCTGTCTGCCGATGGTTAAAAAGACTCGCTGGGCGAATTCTGGCAAGTTTTCTGCCGCAGCTGCAACGGTTTCGACTTCAATCCAGTTGTCTCCACCCACGGGTTGCCATACCGGACGTATCAGCATCAAATGGGGAAGATTACAGGCGATCGCTGCCGATGCCGCATTCCGAGATATTTCGGAGGCAAAAGGATGGGTAGCATCAATTAATACATCAATTTTTTCTGTTCTGAGGTAGGAGATTAACCCCAACTCACCCCCAAAACCACCGATTCGGAATAATCCTGAGGGGGCTTGTGGCTCACGGGTACGACCGGCTAAGGAGGTAATAACTTCTATGTTTGGTAAATTTGATACCTGGTTTACCAATTCTGCCCCATCCCCAGTACCACCCAGAATCAAAACACGTTTCATTATTCTCCTGGCTGAATAAAATTTGCAGTGGGAAAGGTTATTTTTCGGGTTATTTAAATTCGTTTTTCTTGCTTCAAGACGTAAGTTTCTTACTTATTACTCCTTATACCAATTCTCTAAAATTAGGCTACAGATGGAATCTACGGAACAATTGCTAAATCTAGATTTTTTAATTGCGTTAACGTAGTGTGCGCGAAGCGCTTATTGCGTTAGCGTTAGCGTTAGCTCTCCCGCAGGGAGCATTGCGAATTGCGAATTGCGAATTGCGAATTGGTATTACTCCTTACTAAACTTTATTGTTGTTCTGTATTCTCTTCACTAGTATCATCATTCTCCGTATCATCATCACTAACTTGCTTGAGATTTCCTGCTTTTACCCACCCTTCTTGGTTACTACCAGTGATGCGAATTTTTTGCCAAGCTTTATCATCACTTTCTTGTAAAACCACAACTTTTTGCTTATAAGCAATACCACCAAGTTTTTCTGCTTCTTGCAGAGGTTCTTGTCGTAAAACTAAACCCTTTTGCCAGGTGACACGAGCGCGGTATGCTCCTGCTGGTAGTTCTTCTGCGGGTGTTTCAGTTGCTTCTGGGGTGGGAGTTGGGGTTTGTGTCGTTGCAGGTGGTTTTGTTTCCGGGGATTTTTTGGTTGTATTCTTACTAGTAGCAGAAACACCCCTCAAGGCAGGAGTGTCATTGGAAAATACTGGTTTGGCAGGGGGAATAGAGGTACGATTCATCAAGAAAAGAGCGACAGCAACACTACTACCTGCCATGATGGCGATCGCCAAGATAATTCCGAGAATGTATTTGAGAATATTCAGCATCGTAAAGTCAATGGGTAGTGGGTAATGGGTGATAGTCAAAAATATTTCTCTTCCCATCACCATTGGTTATTATTACATTTGCCTTTGAATACGTTCATTCAAGGGGCTATGCTTGGAAGCTAACCTTGCTCTCCCTGCGGCTGCCCATTCTTGCAGTTTTTGGATTTGCTCGGTAGCGGTACGGGCAAGGGGAATAATTTGACTTGCCGCTTCTAAGATATCATCGGTGGTAAAGTCCCGACTTTGACTAAAAGCGATGTGCATTGCTTCTACTAGGGTTTGCTCGATTTCTGCTCCGGAAAAATCCGGGGTTTCGTAGGCTAATCTATCGATATCGTAATTTTGAAGATTGTGGGCACGCAGACGGGATAAATGGACGTTAAAAATGGCTTTTCTTTCTTCCTGGGTGGGTAA
The Calothrix sp. 336/3 DNA segment above includes these coding regions:
- the fni gene encoding type 2 isopentenyl-diphosphate Delta-isomerase, translated to MNLPINESAATQTRKADHIRICLEEDVQCHQTTNGLEKYRFNHSCLPELHRDEIDISTKFLGKNLLAPLLISSMTGGTEQAGMINRRLAAVAQHYKIAMGVGSQRVAVEKPQVADTFAMRKYAPDVLLLANLGAVQLNYTYSIDECRKVIDILEADALILHLNPLQEFIQPRGDINFHGLLDKIDKLCIQLEVPVIAKEVGNGISPVMAEKLIAAGVTAIDVAGAGGTSWAMVESERAETPLQRRLGRTFADWGFPTAECIVGIRQGMPDVPLIASGGLRHGLDVAKAIALGADIAGLAMPFLKAAAHSEAALWELAEVLIVEVTTVLFCTGNATIAQLKNSNCLQRLQ
- a CDS encoding cobalt-precorrin-6A reductase, whose product is MKRVLILGGTGDGAELVNQVSNLPNIEVITSLAGRTREPQAPSGLFRIGGFGGELGLISYLRTEKIDVLIDATHPFASEISRNAASAAIACNLPHLMLIRPVWQPVGGDNWIEVETVAAAAENLPEFAQRVFLTIGRQQLASFAHLDNIWFLMRLIDPPPANSAIPQGKILRDRGPFTLENELKLLQDHQIDTLVSKNSGGDATYAKIIAARELGIPVVMVKRPPTPPGNQVNDVPSAVVWLLNHLE
- a CDS encoding SH3 domain-containing protein, which gives rise to MGREIFLTITHYPLPIDFTMLNILKYILGIILAIAIMAGSSVAVALFLMNRTSIPPAKPVFSNDTPALRGVSATSKNTTKKSPETKPPATTQTPTPTPEATETPAEELPAGAYRARVTWQKGLVLRQEPLQEAEKLGGIAYKQKVVVLQESDDKAWQKIRITGSNQEGWVKAGNLKQVSDDDTENDDTSEENTEQQ